The Syntrophaceae bacterium DNA segment ACTGGCGGACGGACCGGGTGCTCCGGCACCTGGAGGCCCTGATGATCGCCGTAAGCCGCGACGCGTTCCTGATGATTTCGGGAAACGGGGACGTCATCGAGTCGGACGACGAGGTGATGGCCATCGGCTCCGGAGGTCCTTACGCCCTGGCGGCCGCCCGGGCGATGGTCCGCCATGCCGCCGATCTGGATGCCGCCGAGATCGCCCGGGAGTCGGTTCGCATCGCCTCGGAAATCTGTATTTACACGAATGACCGGATCATCGTGGAAGAGCTGGACATGACGGAAGAGCCCGGAGAGGGGAACCGCATCCCCCGGGGCCGCAGGAAGGAGTAACCGTTTTCCTATGTCGGACAGACCGTTGACGCCCCGGATGATCGTGGAGAAGCTGGACCGCTACATCATCGGGCAGAAGGATGCCAAGCGCGCCGTGGCCATCGCCCTCCGGAACCGCTGGCGCCGCCAGAATGTGCCGGAAGAGCTCCGGGAGGAGATCGCCCCGAAGAACATCATCATGATCGGTCCCACCGGGGTCGGGAAGACGGAGATCGCCCGCCGCCTCGCCAAGATCGACAATGCGCCGTTCCTCAAGGTGGAGGCCTCCAAATTCACCGAGGTGGGCTACGTGGGGCGGGACGTGGAGTCCATGATCCGCGATCTCGTGGAGCTGGCGGTGAACATGGTAAGGACCGAGGAGCAGGAAAAGGTCCAGGCGAAGGCCGCCGAACTGGCGGAAGAGCGCCTCCTGGACATCCTCCTGCCGCTCCGGCCCGTGGAGAAGCGGCCGGAGGAGATCCTGGCGGACCACACCACCCCTGGAGACGCGGAGGTGCCCCAGAGAAGCGGCGCGACCCGGGAGCGATTCCGGCGGCTCCTCCGGGAAGGACACCTGAACGAGCGGCTGGTGGAAGTGGAGGTCCAGGAGACGCGGGCCGCTCCGATGGTCGAGATCTTTTCCAGCGCCGGCATGGAAGACGTGGGCATGAATCTGAAGGACGTCTTCGGGAGCATCTTCCCCCAGAAAAAGACGACGAAGAAGGTGACTGTGCCGGAGGCCCTGGAAATCCTCTCCCAGGAGGAGGCGGCCCGGCTGGTCGATATGGAAAAGGTCACCCGGACGGCCCTGGAGCGGGTCGAGCAGTCGGGCATCGTCTTCCTCGACGAGATCGACAAGATCGTCGGAAGCGACGCCCCCCACGGACCCGATGTCTCCCGGGAGGGAGTCCAGCGGGACCTCCTGCCCGTTGTGGAGGGGTCCAACGTGAACACCCGCTACGGCATGATCCGGACGGACCACATCCTGTTCATCGCCGCCGGCGCCTTCAGCATCGCAAAGCCGTCGGACCTGATCCCGGAGATGCAGGGGCGGTTTCCCATCCGGGTGGAGCTGGATTCGCTGGGTAAGGAGGAGTTCATCCGGATCCTGACGGAGCCCCACAATGCCCTGATCAAGCAGTACGTGGAGATGATCGCCACGGAAGGGGTGGCCCTCCGGTTCAGCGAGGATGCCATCGCGGAGATTGCCGAGACGGCGGCACTGGTGAACGAGCGGACCGAAAACATCGGCGCGCGGCGCCTGTATACGATCATGGAAACCCTCCTGGACGAGATCTCCTTCGACGCACCGGAAATGGAAGAAAAAGCGGTGGACATCACCGCCGAATACGTACGGGACAAACTGGAAGAAATCATTGAGGACGAGGACCTGAGCCGCTATATCCTTTGACGGGCCGCACCCCCGCGAACCCGGGCCGATCCGGACAAAGGGCGGTATGGGGACGGATTTTAATCTGTCCCCCGATCTGTACATGCGGGAGACGAGAGCGATGAACATGCTGGAAAAGTCGATGGAGCGGGCGGAAATCCTCATGGAGGCCCTGCCCTACATCCGGAGGTTCTACAACAAGACCGTCGTCATCAAGTACGGCGGCCACGCCATGCTGGACGAGGAGCTGAAGGACGGTTTCGCCCGGGACGTCCTCCTGATGAAGTATATCGGCATCAACCCCGTCGTGGTCCATGGCGGAGGACCCCAGATCGGAATGCTCCTGAAGAAGCTCGGGAAGGACTCGAAGTTCGTCCGGGGCCACCGCGTCACGGACGCGGAGACGATGAGCATCGTCGAAATGGTCCTGGTGGGGTCGGTGAACAAGGAGATCGTGGGCCTCATCAACCGCCATGGCGGCAGGGCGGTGGGCCTGAGCGGCAAGGACGGCAGCCTCATCCAAGCCGAGAAATACACCCTGAGCGAAGAGAAGTCCAAGGACACGCCTTCGGAGATTATCGACCTGGGCCTCGTGGGGAAGGTCAGGTCGATCAACGTGGAGCTTGTCCGGTCCCTGACCCGCGACGGGTTCATCCCGGTCATCGCCCCCACCGGGGCGGGAGATGCGGGGGAGACATACAA contains these protein-coding regions:
- the hslV gene encoding ATP-dependent protease subunit HslV, which produces MKIRGTTIVAVRHRGKVVVAGDGQVTVDMTVMKHGARKVRRLYHDEVVVGFAGATADAFTLFERFDQKLEQFGGNLLRAAVELTKDWRTDRVLRHLEALMIAVSRDAFLMISGNGDVIESDDEVMAIGSGGPYALAAARAMVRHAADLDAAEIARESVRIASEICIYTNDRIIVEELDMTEEPGEGNRIPRGRRKE
- the hslU gene encoding ATP-dependent protease ATPase subunit HslU, with translation MSDRPLTPRMIVEKLDRYIIGQKDAKRAVAIALRNRWRRQNVPEELREEIAPKNIIMIGPTGVGKTEIARRLAKIDNAPFLKVEASKFTEVGYVGRDVESMIRDLVELAVNMVRTEEQEKVQAKAAELAEERLLDILLPLRPVEKRPEEILADHTTPGDAEVPQRSGATRERFRRLLREGHLNERLVEVEVQETRAAPMVEIFSSAGMEDVGMNLKDVFGSIFPQKKTTKKVTVPEALEILSQEEAARLVDMEKVTRTALERVEQSGIVFLDEIDKIVGSDAPHGPDVSREGVQRDLLPVVEGSNVNTRYGMIRTDHILFIAAGAFSIAKPSDLIPEMQGRFPIRVELDSLGKEEFIRILTEPHNALIKQYVEMIATEGVALRFSEDAIAEIAETAALVNERTENIGARRLYTIMETLLDEISFDAPEMEEKAVDITAEYVRDKLEEIIEDEDLSRYIL
- the argB gene encoding acetylglutamate kinase, which produces MNMLEKSMERAEILMEALPYIRRFYNKTVVIKYGGHAMLDEELKDGFARDVLLMKYIGINPVVVHGGGPQIGMLLKKLGKDSKFVRGHRVTDAETMSIVEMVLVGSVNKEIVGLINRHGGRAVGLSGKDGSLIQAEKYTLSEEKSKDTPSEIIDLGLVGKVRSINVELVRSLTRDGFIPVIAPTGAGDAGETYNINADVVAGEMAAALKAEKLVLLTDVSGVLDERKELINTMTNRQALDMIDAGVVEGGMYPKVKCCLKALKGGAGKAHIIDGRLKHAILLEIFTDSGIGTEIVQ